A single region of the Malaclemys terrapin pileata isolate rMalTer1 chromosome 4, rMalTer1.hap1, whole genome shotgun sequence genome encodes:
- the KCTD20 gene encoding BTB/POZ domain-containing protein KCTD20 isoform X2: protein MNINCASGTDQSRNQESNHPAENITPPVHDPEEDSLALGSQTPSISAVPRNDDTEFRYTSRPATPQFSNMLPTPEDTTGTNPKAGSKRHLDHFIAQERNGSSAMGSTSSSQSSQAPEKVTLVVDGTRFVVNPQIFTAHPDTMLGRMFGAGREYNFTRPNEKGEYEIAEGISSTVFHTVLDYYKTGIINCPDGISIPDLRDTCDYLCINFDFNTIKCQDLSALLHELSNDGAHKQFDTYLEELILPIMVGSARKGERECHIVVLTDEDTVDWDEDHPPPMGEEYSQILYSSKLYRFFKYIENRDVAKTVLKERGLKNIRIGIEGYPTCKEKVKRRPGGRSEVIYNYVQRPFIQMSWEKEEGKSRHVDFQCVRSKSLTNLVAVGEDVSEDQELLMHHPPQVDELDRLNAPFSQMAPNNLPD, encoded by the exons ATGAATATTAACTGTGCCAGTGGGACTGACCAGTCAAGAAATCAAGAGTCCAATCACCCTGCAGAAAATATAACTCCTCCAGTCCATGATCCAGAAGAAGATAGCCTGGCCCTAGGCAGCCAAACCCCTAGCATTTCTGCAGTGCCCAGGAATGATG ATACGGAATTCAGATACACTTCTCGCCCAGCAACTCCCCAATTCAGTAACATGCTACCCACCCCTGAAGATACAACTGGCACTAATCCCAAAGCTGGGAGTAAAAGACATCTAGACCATTTTATTGCTCAAGAACGAAATGGAAGCAGCGCTATGGGCTCCACCAGTAGTTCACAATCCTCCCAGGCCCCAGAGAAAGTGACTCTTGTTGTAGATGGCACTCGATTTGTGGTGAATCCGCAGATTTTCACTGCTCATCCTGACACCATGCTGGGAAG AATGTTTGGAGCAGGTAGAGAATATAATTTCACTCGGCCAAATGAAAAGGGagaatatgaaattgcagaaggaATTAGCTCCACTGTATTTCACACAGTGCTG GATTATTACAAAACTGGAATCATTAACTGCCCCGATGGAATTTCTATCCCTGATCTCAGAGATACGTGCGATTACCTCTGTATCAACTTTGATTTCAACACAATCAAATGTCAAGACCTAA GTGCGTTGTTGCATGAACTCTCTAATGATGGAGCTCACAAGCAGTTTGATACCTACCTGGAAGAGCTTATTCTGCCCATAATGGTGGGCAGTGCCAGGAAAGGAGAACGTGAATGCCACATTGTAGTATTAACAGATGAAGACACAGTGGACTGGGACGAAGACCATCCACCTCCAATGGGAGAGGAATACTCACAAA TTCTTTACAGTTCCAAGCTGTACAGATTCTTCAAGTACATCGAGAACCGTGATGTTGCAAAAACTGTCTTAAAGGAGCGTGGGCTGAAAAATATTCGAATTGGCATTGAAG GTTATCCCACATGTAAAGAGAAGGTCAAGAGGAGACCCGGAGGCCGGTCAGAAGTTATATACAACTATGTGCAACGGCCGTTCATCCAGATGTCTTGGgaaaaggaagaaggaaagagCCGTCACGTCGACTTCCAGTGTGTTAGAAGCAAATCTCTAACAAACCTGGTGGCAGTAGGCGAGGATGTTTCAGAAGACCAGGAACTTCTGATGCATCATCCACCCCAGGTAGACGAACTCGATAGATTAAATGCACCATTCTCACAAATGGCTCCTAACAATCTTCCGGATTAG
- the KCTD20 gene encoding BTB/POZ domain-containing protein KCTD20 isoform X3, producing MLPTPEDTTGTNPKAGSKRHLDHFIAQERNGSSAMGSTSSSQSSQAPEKVTLVVDGTRFVVNPQIFTAHPDTMLGRMFGAGREYNFTRPNEKGEYEIAEGISSTVFHTVLDYYKTGIINCPDGISIPDLRDTCDYLCINFDFNTIKCQDLSALLHELSNDGAHKQFDTYLEELILPIMVGSARKGERECHIVVLTDEDTVDWDEDHPPPMGEEYSQILYSSKLYRFFKYIENRDVAKTVLKERGLKNIRIGIEGYPTCKEKVKRRPGGRSEVIYNYVQRPFIQMSWEKEEGKSRHVDFQCVRSKSLTNLVAVGEDVSEDQELLMHHPPQVDELDRLNAPFSQMAPNNLPD from the exons ATGCTACCCACCCCTGAAGATACAACTGGCACTAATCCCAAAGCTGGGAGTAAAAGACATCTAGACCATTTTATTGCTCAAGAACGAAATGGAAGCAGCGCTATGGGCTCCACCAGTAGTTCACAATCCTCCCAGGCCCCAGAGAAAGTGACTCTTGTTGTAGATGGCACTCGATTTGTGGTGAATCCGCAGATTTTCACTGCTCATCCTGACACCATGCTGGGAAG AATGTTTGGAGCAGGTAGAGAATATAATTTCACTCGGCCAAATGAAAAGGGagaatatgaaattgcagaaggaATTAGCTCCACTGTATTTCACACAGTGCTG GATTATTACAAAACTGGAATCATTAACTGCCCCGATGGAATTTCTATCCCTGATCTCAGAGATACGTGCGATTACCTCTGTATCAACTTTGATTTCAACACAATCAAATGTCAAGACCTAA GTGCGTTGTTGCATGAACTCTCTAATGATGGAGCTCACAAGCAGTTTGATACCTACCTGGAAGAGCTTATTCTGCCCATAATGGTGGGCAGTGCCAGGAAAGGAGAACGTGAATGCCACATTGTAGTATTAACAGATGAAGACACAGTGGACTGGGACGAAGACCATCCACCTCCAATGGGAGAGGAATACTCACAAA TTCTTTACAGTTCCAAGCTGTACAGATTCTTCAAGTACATCGAGAACCGTGATGTTGCAAAAACTGTCTTAAAGGAGCGTGGGCTGAAAAATATTCGAATTGGCATTGAAG GTTATCCCACATGTAAAGAGAAGGTCAAGAGGAGACCCGGAGGCCGGTCAGAAGTTATATACAACTATGTGCAACGGCCGTTCATCCAGATGTCTTGGgaaaaggaagaaggaaagagCCGTCACGTCGACTTCCAGTGTGTTAGAAGCAAATCTCTAACAAACCTGGTGGCAGTAGGCGAGGATGTTTCAGAAGACCAGGAACTTCTGATGCATCATCCACCCCAGGTAGACGAACTCGATAGATTAAATGCACCATTCTCACAAATGGCTCCTAACAATCTTCCGGATTAG